In a single window of the Elaeis guineensis isolate ETL-2024a chromosome 6, EG11, whole genome shotgun sequence genome:
- the LOC105060015 gene encoding uncharacterized protein, with the protein MPSEMGDGRRRQAERPAEEAAAERGRERCPRCDSRDTKFCYYNNYNTSQPRHFCRSCRRYWTLGGSLRNVPIGGSSRKRLRPSPAATSAAARPLRPIPTLAPPTPSLDLPASTSPPSAFGSLLSSPVSAGFLALGEPFFEVRTGFELGLGLGLGSGPAASPSIEELGFGLGTTLLWPTALLDEEGVVGAGDTWRLGSAGMDCFAAPAPAAVWPDLAIAPAEGSGGAGGELR; encoded by the coding sequence ATGCCGTCAGAAATGGGAGACGGACGCCGGCGGCAGGCGGAGCGACCAGCGGAGGAGGCGGCGGCCGAACGGGGGAGGGAGCGGTGCCCCCGGTGCGACTCCCGGGACACCAAGTTCTGCTACTACAACAACTACAACACCTCCCAGCCCCGCCACTTCTGCCGCTCCTGCCGCCGCTACTGGACACTTGGCGGCTCCCTGCGCAACGTTCCCATCGGCGGTTCCTCCCGCAAGCGCCTCCGCCCTTCCCCCGCCGCCACCTCCGCCGCCGCCCGGCCCCTCCGCCCCATCCCTACCCTGGCCCCACCGACCCCCTCGCTGGACCTCCCGGCCTCCACCTCGCCCCCATCCGCCTTCGGCTCGCTCCTTTCCAGCCCGGTCTCGGCCGGGTTCTTGGCGCTCGGCGAGCCGTTCTTCGAGGTCCGGACCGGGTTCGAGCTCGGTCTCGGTCTCGGGCTTGGTTCCGGACCGGCGGCATCGCCGTCCATCGAGGAGCTGGGGTTCGGGCTGGGGACCACGCTGCTGTGGCCCACCGCCCTGCTGGACGAGGAGGGGGTCGTCGGTGCCGGGGACACGTGGCGGTTGGGGAGCGCTGGAATGGACTGCTTCGCTGCTCCGGCGCCTGCTGCGGTGTGGCCGGATCTCGCCATTGCACCCGCCGAGGGGAGCGGTGGTGCCGGAGGGGAGCTGCGGTAG